In one Lolium rigidum isolate FL_2022 chromosome 3, APGP_CSIRO_Lrig_0.1, whole genome shotgun sequence genomic region, the following are encoded:
- the LOC124695957 gene encoding uncharacterized protein LOC124695957 has product MPPPSAVTASAAASSFLRSLPPPSLSVHTALPPSLTLKRSAGCHSRVVARASASGAAAAEAETVFFDGGAHYGDLAANLVLGLTLLWLPLTLASVTRALFLRYRFTSRRVTVISGLSGDDRTDFPYSSVREVVVVPRFIGEWGDIVITLKDGTKVDLRSVPRFREVADYCRKMAAAEGALGAQ; this is encoded by the coding sequence ATGCCGCCGCCGTCTGCCGTCACCGCCTCAGCCGCGGCGTCCTCCTTCCTCCGCTCGCTGCCTCCTCCCAGCCTCTCCGTCCACACCGCCCTCCCACCTTCACTAACCCTCAAGCGTTCAGCAGGCTGCCACTCCCGCGTAGTCGCGCGGGCGTCGGCGTCCGGCGCGGCCGCCGCCGAGGCCGAGACGGTGTTCTTCGACGGTGGCGCGCACTACGGAGACCTTGCGGCGAACCTGGTACTCGGGCTGACCCTGCTGTGGCTGCCTCTGACCCTCGCCTCCGTCACCCGCGCGCTCTTCCTCCGGTACCGCTTCACCTCCCGCCGCGTGACTGTCATCTCCGGGCTGTCCGGCGACGACCGCACCGACTTCCCCTACTCGTCGGTCAGGGAGGTGGTGGTCGTGCCGCGGTTCATCGGCGAGTGGGGCGACATCGTCATCACCCTCAAGGACGGCACCAAGGTCGACCTCAGGAGCGTGCCTAGGTTCCGCGAGGTCGCCGACTACTGCCGCAAAATGGCCGCCGCCGAGGGCGCGCTCGGGGCCCAGTGA